From the genome of Excalfactoria chinensis isolate bCotChi1 chromosome 12, bCotChi1.hap2, whole genome shotgun sequence, one region includes:
- the LOC140257788 gene encoding protein BTG1-like has translation MRTEISTAAAFVTRLLRAAGGIGDEQLRCFRECLQEALREHYRHHWFPTAPTKGSGYRCIRINHQIDPLIGKAAAMIGLSHERLFQLLPNELTLWVDPFEVSYRIGEDGSICVLYENPQPGAKASKPLESSCKKWRTGRSSPSESYNMMTVSS, from the exons ATGAGAACCGAGATCTCTACGGCCGCGGCGTTCGTCACCCGCCTCCTGCGGGCCGCGGGCGGTATCGGTGACGAGCAGCTGCGGTGCTTCCGGGAGTGCCTGCAGGAGGCGCTGCGCG AACACTACAGGCACCACTGGTTCCCCACGGCGCCCACCAAAGGCTCCGGGTATCGGTGCATTAGGATCAACCACCAGATAGACCCGCTGATAGGCAAAGCGGCGGCGATGATCGGACTGAGCCACGAGAGACTCTTCCAGCTCTTGCCCAACGAATTGACTCTGTGGGTCGACCCTTTCGAGGTGTCGTATCGGATAGGAGAGGACGGCTCTATCTGCGTCCTCTATGAGAACCCGCAGCCCGGGGCCAAGGCGAGTAAACCCCTGGAGAGCAGCTGTAAGAAGTGGAGAACTGGCCGGTCCAGCCCGTCCGAGAGTTACAACATGATGACTGTTTCTAGTTAG
- the ATRIP gene encoding ATR-interacting protein, giving the protein MSAQPPLGPRKRSGPALCGPGWPRGPGPAAALGNGLPPSKRPKGPAGIGAAAAADPFGDNDEFTADDLEEIDTIASQALSQDVAGRDPPSAWGGNAEHGAGGGAGSARLRAAFQLQVLQAQHEDTRRKLKEMQDEILTKNGEIKVLRDSMQQMEHEMEEQKRSFVLLEQQQSQALSEKEREFSKKLLSLQSELQFKDAEMNELRTRLQNCERNKHVTQTVVPQSPKKNVAIQMKSEGCPPQPGKRSFPTKESFSAETAARPSSSSSGNWFAQTVSSKEDSKVPHPEFLPMKQEAMGKNGSCNSVRQRNIQGDGKAAPKTISPGSALLSALLKQPLVSGSLLGLCHLLSSNAEALPGAVLQPDLVETQSTQMPGARTAQEEVAPLVSLQEAQKLALTGLNLIAMDEEPYEGSPAGSGSEVLYLKRCKIRGAVHLLPLVEHHIGAYCQAVQSADKSGNASCGNHSVVSSRSSTSKVSRKEDFRLSLEETTVLSLGILYYLAFYSWDVVHVLLSNEVEKSSAVGEEQISKADKKGPCDNKEDDRTQGELPDAPQDAASDVQAQHSLFKKLLQVLAFSATVGSQTGRILQQSLKVLVKLAENSTMDLLINFQHLLSHQVLLRCLCPGIPLHAVLLTVKLLSILAQHHLLLSQLCSHSDTCLLLALYTYITSRPDKSASEVCWLQLEQEAVRLLTRCVRCSSPTVLPPAAHCQCNLEVVKALIIMLHRQWTKIRRPESSLCAHKEQVIQFLRDAVLLLHSLSQKDKLFHEHCLEVLHQYDQAMPGIRAILRKTKKLSPCEELILDELYPPEPEAEDQDSS; this is encoded by the exons ATGTCCGCGCAGCCGCCGCTCGGGCCGCGGAAGCGGAGCGGTCCCGCGCTGTGCGGGCCGGGCTGGCCGCGGGGTCCCGGTCCGGCCGCCGCGCTGGGGAACGGCCTGCCGCCCAGCAAACGCCCCAAGGGGCCGGCGGGGATcggagcggcggcggcagcagaTCCTTTCGGGGACAACGATGAGTTCACGGCGGACGATCTGGAGGAGATCGACACGATCGCTTCGCAGGCGCTGTCTCAGGATGTCGCCGGACGGGACCCGCCGAGCGCGTGGGGCGGCAACGCGGAGCACGGAG CGGGCGGCGGTGCGGGCAGCGCTCGGCTGCGAGCGGCGTtccagctgcaggtgctgcaggcacagcacgAGGACACCCGGCGGAAG ctgaaagaaatgcaggatGAAATTCTTACTAAAAACGGAGAAATCAAAGTTCTGCGTGACTCCATGCAGCAGATGGAGCATGagatggaggagcagaagaggtCGTTCGTGCTGTTGGAGCAGCAGCAATCTCAGGCCCTcagtgaaaaagagagagagttcTCCAAAAAG TTACTGTCACTGCAGTCGGAGTTGCAGTtcaaagatgcagaaatgaatgaattaaGAACGCGACTTCAGAACTGTGAAAGAAATAAGCACGTCACTCAGACGGTTGTGCCACAAAG CCCTAAAAAGAATGTTGCAATCCAGATGAAATCAGAAGGTTGTCCTCCGCAGCCTGGAAAAAGGTCTTTTCCTACCAAAGAGTCTTTCAGTGCTGAAACTGCTGCCAGaccctcttcttcttcttcaggaAACTGGTTTGCACAGACAGTTTCCAGCAAGGAAG acAGTAAGGTGCCCCATCCTGAGTTCTTACCCATGAAGCAAGaagcaatgggaaaaaatgGTTCCTGCAATTCTGTACGCCAACGAAACATTCAAG GGGATGGAAAAGCTGCTCCAAAGACAATCTCTCCAGGTTCTGCCTTACTGAGCGCACTGCTGAAGCAGCCCCTTGTCTCCGGGTCCCTGCTGGGACTTTGCCATCTCCTCAGCAGCAACGCTGAGGCTctgccaggagctgtgctgcagcccgACCTTGTGGAGAC GCAGTCCACGCAGATGCCTGGCGCCAGGACAGCCCAGGAAGAAGTTGCTCCTCTTGTGTCCCTGCAGGAAGCTCAGAAACTTGCACTAACAGGACTGAACTTAATCGCTATGGATGAAGAGCCATATGAAGGGAGCCCAGCAGGAAGCGGGAGTGAGGTCTTGTATTTGAAACGCTGCAAGATCCGAGGAGCTGTGCATCTCTTGCCCTTGGTGGAACACCACATCGGTGCATACTGTCAAGCGGTGCAATCGGCAGACAAGTCAGGAAATGCTTCTTGTGGAAACCACTCGGTTGTTTCTTCCAGAAGCAGCACAAGTAAGGTATCGAGGAAGGAGGACTTCAGGTTGTCTCTTGAAGAAACAACAGTTCTGTCACTTGGTATTCTTTATTATTTGGCATTTTATAGCTGGGACGTTGTCCACGTATTGCTGTCTAACGAGGTGGAAAAAAGTTCTGCTGTTGGAGAAGAACAGATTTCCAAGGCGGACAAAAAAGGACCATGTGATAATAAAGAAGATGACAGGACACAAGGAGAGCTGCCTGATGCTCCACAAGATGCTGCTAGTGATGTTCAAGCACAACATTCTTTGTTCAAAAAGCTGCTCCAGGTTTTAGCTTTTTCTGCCACAGTGGGCTCCCAGACGGGCAGGATCCTGCAGCAAAGCCTGAAAGTTCTGGTTAAACTTGCTGAAAACTCAACGATGGACTTGCTAATAAA TTTTCAGCACCTCCTGAGCCACCAGGTGCTGCTCCGCTGCCTGTGCCCGGGGATCCCTCTGCACGCCGTTCTTCTGACTGTGAAGCTGCTGTCTATACTTGCTCAACACcacctgctgctttctcagcttTGTTCCCATTCAG ATACCTGCCTTCTTCTTGCACTGTACACATACATCACATCTAGACCGGATAAATCGGCCTCTGAGGTGTgttggctgcagctggagcaagAG GCAGTCAGGCTCCTGACCCGGTGTGTGCGGTGCTCCAGCCCAACAGTTTTGCCCCCTGCTGCACATTGCCAGTGTAATCTGGAG GTTGTTAAGGCACTAATAATAATGTTGCACAGACAGTGGACGAAGATTAGAagacctgagagcagcttgTGTGCACATAAGGAGCAAGTCATTCAGTTCTTAAGGGACGCTGTTTTACTCTTACACAGCCTATCTCAGAAAGACAAACTGTTTCATGAGCACTGTTTGGAAGTGCTCCATCAGTATGACCAAGCTATGCCCGGCATAAGAGCCATCCTcagaaaaaccaaaaaactgaGCCCTTGTGAAG